DNA from Eucalyptus grandis isolate ANBG69807.140 chromosome 5, ASM1654582v1, whole genome shotgun sequence:
TACTTGTACCTTTGCTAGTATGCCGCTTAACCTGGAAagaataatattcatttaaaatttattcatgaaataaACATGAAACAATAGATATGAAAGTTTTTGCCGAGGTAATTGTGTTTGTGATGTTGCAGTCTTAGCCTTCTTAGTTGGACATGTCAAACTGTTGTGTCCTGTCTTCGAGCAACTTCGATAGGTCATTTTCATTCCTCTTCTTGACATTGTAATACCACGTGCGACCTCaccttcctcccttcttctttaTGTTTGGGCCTACCGAGCTTCACCCTAGTTGGAAGTGGTTCAGGTGCCTCATTATtagtttttttccaaaatttctctcCCCGAACTAGCATCATCATATTCTGATATGTAGCTAAGAACTTTACCTTCATGTAACACTCATCCACATAATCATATGCATCATGTCGCTTATGATCTATAGCTGAGATGGCATGGGGACAAGGAATACCAGTAAGTTGTCACCTCCTGCAAGTACAATTTCTCTTGGACACATCAACTACGTACTTAATACCCTTATCCAACACCTCATATCCAGCATCGCCATTCCATATCACATGGCAATAAGTTGCGCCGACTCTATTTTCTTCCAACTTTTTAATGATTCTTGGACCACAATCCATTCTCCATCGAGCACAGGCATCCCTCTGTGTATGCATCATTGTCATGATCATTATTCTCATCTCTTCTAACATACTATAAATACACTTACACCTAGCATCAATAATTCTTCCGTTGAATGCTtcacataaattgttatcgacaATGTCGCATTTAACCTCAGTAGTAAAGAAAGCCCTGCTCCAGTGCTTTGGCTCTGTTTGAATCAAGTCATGATACGTAGCAGGACTGATTTTCTTCAATGCCTGTGTGTGTTCATCAAACTCCACCATAGTATTGCTCTTAGCACATTGCCAAAATAGTCTTTGCATTTGTATTCCCTTATACCTTTGGTCCCAATTAGCATAAATGTGTCTAGCACACATTCTATGCTCAGCTAAAGGCAACAAGTTCACCACGGCTTGAAGAAGGCCCTAAAAAGATGATTTCAATGTCAGCAACATACTACAAGAGTGATCATTTACAAGGCATaacactgaaaaaaaaataacgaacTTACCTTTTGCTTGTCACTAATTATAACCCAACCTTGTCCATATGTGCCTATCATATCGAGGTCATACATCAAACTTGTCAAAAACCAAGTCCAAGTGTCTCCACTTTCAACTCTCACAATTGCCCATGCAATTGGGAACATTTGGTCGtttgcatctcttccaacaGCACACAATATCTCCCATTTACAAATTCCCTTTAAAAAACAGCCATCTAACCCCACAACTTTTCTGCATCCATCAAGAAATCCTTTCTTACATGCAGCAAAGCATATGTACATTCTCTCAAATAATGCTTTAGAATGCATGTCAGGCTTTTCAACCTTCAATGTAACAGTACTCCCAGGATTTGTCTCTCTTAGCTCCTCCACATAATCCCATAACTTTGAATATTCCTTCCTATAATTTCCCATCAAAACTTTAAAGGCAAGCAGTTTCACTTTTTTGCATTGATCTATAGTTACATTTAAGCCCAACTGCTCCTTAATAAGTTCCTTAAAAGCAATGGTTTTTATAGTTGGCATTGCTCTAAGTGTACTAAAATAGTGATCCGCCAACCAAGAACTTGTGACCCTCTTATTAGTGAAACTAATGCTACAAGTATGCTCTTCATGGTAAGCCTTCACATGGAATGATCCAGTTCTAACATCAAAAGATGCAGAAATCTTCCAAGGACAATTTACATAGACATATTTTGCCCtaacaaatttcttttcattcttgacaaattttatcTCTCTACGCTCGACCACTGAATGCTTTTTGACAGCATCTTTGAATTGTCTACCATCATCAAACATCATAGATGTAGTAAACACAGGCACAATACAATTAGGATCGTACCTTGGATACCTACTTCTCCTTCTTGTAACTTCATCTTCTGGCTCCACATCAAATTCCAAACTTTCATCTCCATCTGTTTCATAATAGTCTGTTTGGTAATTGCCTTCAGCAATAACTATGTCAGATTGTTGGGGATTAGATGATTCTCCGATAGACTGTTGAGATGGTATAAACTCTGCAAGAGGTTCTCTTATAATCCAAGCCTTTGTGGCCATTTTGTGGAATTCCTTGAGTTTTTTCCTTCCATCTACAAGGTCTTCATTATCCCTATTATCATCATCACCAAGAATAGTTCATCGACTAAGTCCATGTCTTCATTTTCCGAATCGACTTCACCATAGATTCATCACCTCTAACTCAGCATAATCACCTCATCTACTAAGTAATCATAATCTAAATCACGCTCATGCTGAGCAAATGCCTTATCACCTAAACCAACACCCTCACTAATGCCCTCGCCCTGACAAATGCCCTCACCAGAACCCTCAACATTGCCCTCACCCTGACAAACGCCCTCACCGACACCTTCGCCATTGCCCTCACCATGACCAGCACCTTCACCTACCGTATTGTCAAAAGATTCTCCATACACCTCAATCAATCCATGTCGCAAATGATAGAAAACTAGATCGACAATAATGCTATCATTACATATATGTCTCAACCCATCTTCTAGAGATTTCTCGAAGCTTAAAATATAGTTTTTCGAATTTACCATTTACCACATTCTCAATGTCTCTTATGAACCTTTCACGGCTCATAGAGTCGATATTTAAGTGTACTAAATCCATCTTTCCCTATATATTCAAGCATTGGGCGACGAACAAATTTCCCACCGTGATAAAAGCAAACCAATGTAGACTTGTTGCTCATCTTGACCCTACACAAAATGAAAACATATATTATAAGCATATGGAGACTCATAATGGAGCAACAGCATAATAGGTCCAATGGCAAATCATGATTATGCTTTTAAGCTATTGCTATTCAAAATACTGCAATTGAAGTTCAACAtgagaatcaacaaattgaaggtGGAAGATTACAAAAGACTGCAATTGACTCCAAATATATACAGTCCAGGAAAGGCCATATAAGTAgcaatactaaaaattcaaacacACATTTATACAgattgcaattgaaattctaTCGCATGTTGTGCTTTGACTTGGCCTTTATAATCAATACACTGTTCTTTGAAGTTTTGGTCTCCCTACCATTAACTCACTTGACAAACTATTGTGGTTGCCCCTAAGATCGCTTGACCGAACGCAATCAAGATACACCTACAGCCAAGTTTCGCTTATGTTTAGAGGAGATGATCGATTTTGTGTTGCCTCttgagaaatagttttttttttcatatggagaaataataccaaaagaaaaaaactgctTCCAACCTTGCACGTTTAGGTCCGTACGAAAAGTATTCATTTGAGGGCCGGATTCAATCACAAACGCATACCTTCGTACATAAAAAGTAGAAATGCTAAGGTAAAGCAATCCCACAACAACCCATTTATACTAAAATCAATTCATACGCAATCATCGCATATGAGAACATAGAAATCCTTGTTAAAATCAATTTGtactaaaatcaattcaaacgcCACCTGTTCGATGAAATTTCTGAGTGAAATTAGAATGCATATTCTCCAAAGGAAATAAGTTCAATAGCAATTTACTTCAATGTTTTGCTTCTCAAAATATAATGGTAATATTGTCATGTCTTTTTGCCTTTATATTCTGTCAAGCTCATGTGAAGACAACAAAACCTAAAAATTTATTGGACGTTAGACCAACAGCACGGCTACAAGGCATGTTGAGCGTTGAGTGTCTAGATATCATCAAAACAACATCGTGGGATGTATTGACAAAATTTGAGGTTGGGACCACAACCACAAAAACATACCTTTATGTCGGCTGAGTGTCGACAACACGAGCAAATTGGGACCACACACTTTGTCGTGTTCGGTGAGGTCGAATCCGGTTGCGACTTGAATCGGGTCAATCGGGTGGCGACTCGAATTGGGTCAGTCGGGTCTTCGCAATTTCGAAGGCCGAATTGTAGGGTTTGGGCAGATGAAGGCTAGATTTGGGGAGTCAATTCGATCAAAGAGCAACTCGGCTTGAGCAAACTCCTTGGATTTGAGTTCATATTGAATCGATTTGGGCAGATGGGATTTGGGTTTCTTCCTCCATCGCTGAAGATGATTCGAGGCAAGTGAGAAAAGGAAAACGTAAGAGCTCGTGAGAAAAGGAAAACGTAAGAGCTcgtgagaaaaggaaaacataagaGCTCTTAACGATGCCGTTTGTTTTGAAGGTTCTAGGGTTTTTTTAataaacggcatcgttttgtttTTAGGAATCCATGTCACGGCTCGGCCACGTAGGATGGCCGGCGTTGACTTTGTATCCACGTAGGCATTTTCCGGTCTAAATTTGCCggaaggactaaatcggcaccaaataaaaa
Protein-coding regions in this window:
- the LOC120294026 gene encoding uncharacterized protein LOC120294026, with amino-acid sequence MATKAWIIREPLAEFIPSQQSIGESSNPQQSDIVIAEGNYQTDYYETDGDESLEFDVEPEDEVTRRRSRYPRYDPNCIVPVFTTSMMFDDGRQFKDAVKKHSVVERREIKFVKNEKKFVRAKYVYVNCPWKISASFDVRTGSFHVKAYHEEHTCSISFTNKRVTSSWLADHYFSTLRAMPTIKTIAFKELIKEQLGLNVTIDQCKKVKLLAFKVLMGNYRKEYSKLWDYVEELRETNPGSTVTLKVEKPDMHSKALFERMYICFAACKKGFLDGCRKVVGLDGCFLKGICKWEILCAVGRDANDQMFPIAWAIVRVESGDTWTWFLTSLMYDLDMIGTYGQGWVIISDKQKGLLQAVVNLLPLAEHRMCARHIYANWDQRYKGIQMQRLFWQCAKSNTMVEFDEHTQALKKISPATYHDLIQTEPKHWSRAFFTTEVKCDIVDNNLCEAFNGRIIDARCKCIYSMLEEMRIMIMTMMHTQRDACARWRMDCGPRIIKKLEENRVGATYCHVIWNGDAGYEVLDKGIKYVVDVSKRNCTCRR